In Amycolatopsis endophytica, the following are encoded in one genomic region:
- a CDS encoding xanthine dehydrogenase family protein molybdopterin-binding subunit: protein MTAIGAPLDRVDGPAKTTGAARFAAEQQPPGLTYAALVHATISRGRITALDTSAARAVPGVIAVLTHENAPPLTPARKVTPLDLSTMASGTSVNYLQDDEIHWNGQPIAVVVAEDPAAAREAASLVRAEYAVLPATVDFAAMEPAAKQQPNSMISPGEGKKGDAEKALAAAPVTVDLRFTTPGHSHNALEPHATVAVWEGNRLTVHDATQSLDWFRNHLAARFDIPVADVRVLAPFVGGGFGGKGAVWPGTILAALAARATGRPVRLALTREDVYRTVGGRTPTTQRVALGADRDGKLTALIHTSVSRLGRVGGMPEQITSQSRHLYDAANILVRQSVVELDLLPNTFMRAPGEAIGTFALEAAMDELAAETGLDPVELRRRNEPAVNPVDGKKFTHRRLREVYALGAERFGWSDRTPEPGSMRDGRWLVGMGVASAFHPALRFPANVTLRVSAAGTVVLRCGFQEMGMGAATAQAQVTADALGVPVEAVRVEYGDSDLPVSPSAGGSVQTASIAGSVVEAAEKLTRSLRRLAKRTGGDDPFAVLRQAGVPHVEASVGSDTRLGRLSTQARFIGGFLRDSRKMRAASGAQFCEVRVDPDTGETRISRWLGVFDIGTVVNAKTAVSQLRGGIVMGIGMALSEETLVDPRTGRIMNPSLAEYHVPVHADIPRIEVSMLDDPDPTMPMGVIGAGEVGITGVAAAVANAVYHATGRRVRDLPITLDKVAG, encoded by the coding sequence ATGACCGCGATCGGTGCACCACTGGACCGGGTCGACGGCCCGGCCAAGACGACCGGCGCCGCCCGGTTCGCCGCGGAACAGCAACCGCCGGGCCTCACCTACGCCGCGCTCGTGCACGCCACGATCAGCCGCGGCCGGATCACCGCACTGGACACCAGCGCGGCCCGCGCGGTACCCGGGGTGATCGCCGTGCTCACCCACGAGAACGCGCCACCGCTCACCCCGGCGCGCAAGGTGACCCCGCTCGATCTGAGCACGATGGCGTCCGGCACCTCGGTCAACTACCTGCAGGACGACGAGATCCACTGGAACGGGCAGCCGATCGCGGTCGTGGTGGCGGAGGACCCGGCCGCCGCCAGGGAGGCCGCCTCACTCGTGCGCGCGGAGTACGCGGTCCTTCCCGCCACAGTGGACTTCGCCGCGATGGAGCCGGCAGCCAAGCAGCAGCCCAACAGCATGATCTCGCCGGGCGAGGGGAAGAAGGGCGACGCGGAGAAGGCGCTCGCCGCGGCGCCGGTGACCGTGGACCTGCGGTTCACCACGCCCGGGCACTCCCACAACGCGCTCGAACCGCACGCCACCGTCGCGGTCTGGGAGGGGAACCGGCTGACCGTGCACGACGCGACCCAGTCGCTGGACTGGTTCCGCAACCACCTCGCGGCCCGCTTCGACATCCCGGTCGCGGACGTGCGGGTGCTCGCGCCGTTCGTCGGCGGCGGGTTCGGCGGCAAAGGCGCGGTGTGGCCGGGCACGATTCTGGCCGCGCTCGCCGCCCGCGCCACCGGCCGTCCGGTGCGGCTGGCCCTGACCAGGGAGGACGTCTACCGCACGGTCGGGGGGCGCACGCCGACGACTCAGCGCGTCGCACTCGGCGCGGACCGCGACGGCAAGCTGACCGCGCTGATCCACACGAGCGTGTCCCGGCTCGGCCGGGTCGGCGGGATGCCCGAGCAGATCACCTCGCAGTCGCGGCACCTTTACGACGCCGCGAACATCCTGGTGCGGCAGAGCGTGGTCGAGCTGGACCTGCTGCCCAACACCTTCATGCGCGCGCCCGGCGAGGCGATCGGCACCTTCGCGCTGGAGGCCGCGATGGACGAGCTGGCCGCCGAGACCGGTCTCGACCCGGTCGAGCTGCGCAGGCGCAACGAACCGGCGGTGAACCCGGTGGACGGCAAGAAGTTCACCCACCGCAGGCTGCGCGAGGTCTACGCGCTGGGGGCGGAGCGCTTCGGCTGGTCCGACCGCACGCCCGAGCCGGGGTCGATGCGGGATGGCCGGTGGCTGGTCGGAATGGGCGTCGCGTCGGCGTTCCACCCGGCGTTGCGGTTCCCGGCCAACGTGACCCTGCGGGTGTCCGCGGCGGGCACCGTGGTGCTGCGCTGCGGGTTCCAGGAGATGGGCATGGGCGCCGCGACCGCGCAGGCCCAGGTCACGGCGGACGCGCTCGGGGTGCCGGTCGAGGCGGTCCGCGTCGAGTACGGCGATTCGGATCTGCCGGTGTCCCCGAGCGCGGGCGGTTCGGTGCAGACCGCGAGCATCGCCGGAAGCGTGGTCGAGGCGGCGGAGAAGCTGACGCGGTCGCTGCGGCGCCTGGCGAAGCGCACCGGCGGAGACGATCCGTTCGCGGTCCTCCGGCAGGCGGGTGTGCCGCACGTCGAGGCGTCCGTCGGTTCTGACACCCGGCTCGGGCGGCTGTCCACACAGGCGCGATTCATCGGCGGGTTCCTGCGCGACTCACGCAAGATGCGGGCCGCGTCCGGCGCTCAGTTCTGTGAGGTGCGGGTCGACCCGGACACCGGCGAGACGCGGATTTCCCGGTGGCTCGGCGTGTTCGACATCGGCACCGTGGTCAACGCGAAGACCGCGGTCAGCCAGCTGCGCGGCGGCATCGTGATGGGCATCGGGATGGCCCTGTCCGAGGAGACCCTCGTCGACCCGCGTACCGGGCGCATCATGAACCCCAGTCTCGCCGAGTACCACGTTCCGGTGCACGCCGACATCCCGCGCATCGAAGTGTCCATGTTGGACGATCCGGATCCGACGATGCCGATGGGCGTCATCGGGGCCGGGGAGGTCGGGATCACCGGGGTCGCGGCGGCGGTCGCCAACGCGGTGTACCACGCGACCGGCCGCCGGGTGCGTGACCTGCCGATCACGCTGGACAAAGTGGCGGGCTGA
- a CDS encoding 2Fe-2S iron-sulfur cluster-binding protein, with protein MVEVSLRVNGSERRLDVPPQVSLLDALRERMGLTGTKKGCDQGACGACTVLADGERINSCLALAVQYDGREITTVEGLDDPPQEAFVRADGLQCGYCTPGQLCSAVGMLAEHKDGTPSAVTEDLTATAELTEDEIRERMSGNLCRCGAYNGIVEAIREVAE; from the coding sequence ATGGTCGAGGTGTCATTGCGGGTCAACGGATCCGAGCGAAGACTGGACGTGCCGCCCCAGGTGAGCCTGCTCGACGCGCTGCGCGAGCGGATGGGGCTGACCGGCACGAAGAAGGGCTGCGACCAGGGCGCGTGTGGCGCGTGCACGGTGCTGGCCGACGGCGAGCGCATCAACTCCTGCCTGGCGCTGGCCGTGCAGTACGACGGGCGCGAGATCACCACCGTCGAGGGGCTCGATGACCCGCCGCAGGAGGCGTTCGTGCGCGCCGACGGGCTCCAGTGCGGATACTGCACGCCGGGTCAGCTGTGCTCGGCCGTCGGGATGCTGGCCGAGCACAAGGACGGGACGCCGAGCGCGGTCACCGAGGACCTGACCGCCACCGCCGAGCTGACCGAGGACGAGATCCGTGAACGGATGAGCGGCAACCTGTGCCGCTGCGGCGCCTACAACGGCATCGTCGAGGCGATCCGGGAGGTCGCGGAATGA
- a CDS encoding RICIN domain-containing protein, with protein sequence MRRLKRPFAAAALLAGLLTLFVAPSASAADQPNGTEVTSLGGLVLRPAHPVKPGGIDLHADQEAFLIGPANDPGRCLDADLNTIGGNGTKVQLWDCDAYAANQAWYLTLIPEGYYRFQNVYSGRYLDADLNTINGNGTKIQLWDYMAGGSNQWFALTEIPEGYLRLQNVRGGRYLDADLNTAYRNGTVVQLWDYVAGAQNQWWF encoded by the coding sequence ATGAGAAGACTCAAGCGGCCGTTCGCGGCCGCGGCACTGCTGGCCGGGCTCCTGACGCTGTTCGTCGCCCCGTCGGCGAGCGCGGCCGACCAGCCCAACGGTACCGAGGTGACCAGCCTCGGCGGGCTCGTCCTGCGGCCTGCCCACCCGGTCAAGCCCGGCGGCATCGACCTGCACGCCGACCAGGAGGCATTCCTGATCGGCCCGGCCAACGATCCGGGCCGCTGCCTCGACGCCGACCTGAACACCATCGGCGGCAACGGCACCAAGGTCCAGCTGTGGGACTGTGACGCCTACGCCGCCAACCAGGCGTGGTACCTCACGCTGATCCCCGAGGGCTACTACCGTTTCCAGAACGTGTACAGCGGCCGGTACCTCGACGCCGACCTGAACACGATCAACGGCAACGGCACGAAGATCCAGCTGTGGGACTACATGGCCGGTGGCAGCAACCAGTGGTTCGCCCTCACCGAGATCCCCGAGGGCTACCTGCGGCTGCAGAACGTGCGCGGCGGCCGCTACCTGGACGCGGACCTCAACACGGCCTACCGCAACGGCACCGTCGTGCAGCTGTGGGACTACGTGGCCGGCGCGCAGAACCAGTGGTGGTTCTGA
- a CDS encoding DUF6119 family protein has translation MIHEPTRRMSVYRMYPAVDPRDLVVPKVLDAADVRDVRVDSVPAVLVSAAPDPDPVEWTAAIRSLTGVDLGYTSAAPSAALLLAVDGTHYALTFGQGWRYLRTEKIDRGFGLDVAVRMLDPDQIRRITRWALSAKARVDRNLVPGGQGLWAFGLREHAELVRNLTGRVHEGAGADLTYVRRRGRYRNFRFSLDCGDGLHLHLGTEGSSLVSDLRELTRVTTEGPVHERLEPLRWVRRLGAGHELTGELDGAAADLLADPDDGDGEVGIAYPARYHDGPGVSRYRGRVGEREIDTDDLTLDDLRAGLPADGHRLTALRTGTIEGLDDSGHSLGGDVSALHWLAAEITHRDGRYLLLDGDWYQLGDRYLDHVERVVTDAFANTPPWTLPPWNDAPRDRDGRVIEAAYNEHVARTDPRFLCLDRRTLRTRVHPHGFEACDLLGPGNVLVHVKKFSRRTGSPVLSHLFAQGLVAVESLTDRQTWQRFTGLVSEQDPARAAALGSRPAGLVYAIHRPDKPLDPGTLFTFARSALVSAAVALNTYGIPLCVTVIP, from the coding sequence GTGATCCACGAGCCGACGCGCCGGATGAGCGTGTACCGGATGTACCCGGCCGTGGATCCGCGCGACCTGGTCGTGCCGAAGGTGCTCGACGCCGCCGACGTGCGGGACGTGCGCGTGGACTCGGTACCGGCCGTGCTGGTGTCCGCCGCGCCCGATCCGGATCCGGTCGAATGGACCGCCGCCATCCGCTCGCTGACCGGCGTCGACCTCGGTTACACCAGCGCGGCACCGTCGGCCGCGCTGCTGCTGGCCGTCGACGGCACGCACTACGCGCTCACCTTCGGGCAGGGCTGGCGCTACCTGCGGACCGAGAAGATCGACCGCGGGTTCGGCCTGGACGTCGCGGTGCGCATGCTCGACCCGGACCAGATCCGCAGGATCACCCGCTGGGCGCTGAGCGCGAAGGCCCGCGTGGACCGGAACCTGGTGCCCGGCGGGCAGGGGCTGTGGGCGTTCGGCCTGCGTGAGCACGCCGAGCTGGTCCGCAACCTCACCGGACGCGTGCACGAGGGTGCCGGCGCCGACCTGACCTACGTCCGCCGCCGCGGCCGGTACCGCAACTTCCGTTTCAGCCTCGACTGCGGCGACGGACTGCACCTGCACCTCGGCACCGAGGGCAGCTCACTGGTGTCCGACCTGCGGGAACTGACCCGCGTCACCACCGAGGGACCGGTGCACGAACGACTCGAACCGCTGCGCTGGGTGCGGCGCCTCGGCGCGGGGCACGAGCTGACCGGCGAACTGGACGGCGCCGCCGCCGACCTGCTGGCCGATCCGGACGACGGCGACGGCGAGGTCGGCATCGCCTACCCCGCCCGCTACCACGACGGCCCCGGCGTCTCCCGCTACCGGGGCCGCGTGGGCGAACGGGAGATCGACACCGACGACCTCACCCTCGACGACCTGCGCGCCGGGCTGCCCGCGGATGGCCACCGCCTCACCGCGCTGCGCACGGGCACGATCGAGGGGCTCGACGACAGCGGCCACAGCCTCGGCGGTGACGTGTCCGCGTTGCACTGGCTCGCCGCCGAAATCACCCACCGCGACGGCCGTTACCTGCTGCTCGACGGCGACTGGTACCAGCTCGGCGACCGCTATCTCGACCACGTCGAGCGCGTGGTCACCGACGCGTTCGCGAACACCCCGCCGTGGACCCTGCCGCCGTGGAACGACGCCCCACGCGACCGGGACGGCCGCGTCATCGAGGCCGCCTACAACGAGCACGTCGCACGCACCGACCCGCGGTTCCTCTGCCTGGACCGCCGGACCCTGCGCACCCGCGTCCACCCGCACGGCTTCGAGGCGTGCGATCTGCTCGGGCCGGGCAACGTGCTGGTGCACGTGAAGAAGTTCAGCCGCCGGACCGGTTCGCCGGTGCTCAGCCACCTCTTCGCGCAGGGGCTGGTCGCGGTGGAAAGCCTCACCGACCGGCAGACGTGGCAGCGGTTCACCGGTCTGGTGTCCGAACAGGACCCCGCTCGCGCCGCCGCGCTCGGGTCCCGGCCCGCCGGACTGGTCTACGCCATCCACCGCCCGGACAAACCGCTCGACCCCGGCACGCTGTTCACCTTCGCGCGCTCCGCGCTGGTGTCGGCGGCGGTCGCGCTGAACACGTACGGGATTCCCCTGTGCGTCACCGTGATCCCGTAG
- a CDS encoding Uma2 family endonuclease produces the protein MATVPVFGHREPFTRRDLESIADDGHRYELVDGVLLMSPSPRPLHQRVVARVLTAVTRNCPKDCEALPAPVDVVLADDTVLIPDVVVGRRGDYTERALVGVPVLSVEVISPSSRLIDTELKRARLAVAGCPNYWIVDPYVPSVLCLALREGAYFTLDEAVRDETITLTAPYEVVLNPAELVSDY, from the coding sequence ATGGCGACTGTCCCGGTGTTCGGACACCGCGAACCATTCACGCGTAGGGATCTGGAGTCGATCGCCGATGACGGTCACCGCTACGAGCTCGTGGACGGGGTGCTCCTGATGAGCCCCTCACCCCGTCCGCTGCACCAGCGTGTCGTGGCCAGGGTCCTCACCGCCGTCACCCGGAACTGCCCGAAGGACTGCGAGGCGTTGCCCGCGCCGGTGGACGTGGTCCTCGCCGACGACACCGTGCTGATCCCCGACGTCGTGGTCGGGCGGCGCGGCGACTACACCGAACGTGCCCTGGTCGGCGTGCCGGTGCTGTCGGTCGAGGTGATCTCGCCGTCCAGCCGCCTGATCGACACCGAGCTGAAGCGGGCGCGCCTCGCGGTGGCCGGCTGTCCGAACTACTGGATCGTCGACCCGTATGTGCCCAGCGTCCTGTGCCTCGCGCTGCGCGAGGGCGCCTACTTCACGCTCGACGAAGCCGTGCGCGACGAGACGATCACGCTCACGGCTCCGTACGAGGTGGTTCTCAACCCGGCCGAGCTGGTCTCCGACTACTGA
- a CDS encoding DUF485 domain-containing protein: MAATEHDLGHEEWTRVHSSPEFTRLRRRLRGFVFPMTALFLGWYLLYVLLADYAHGFMSTKLVGNFNVGLLLGLLQFVSTFLITGLYVRFANRKLDPVADRIREDIEEEAR; the protein is encoded by the coding sequence GTGGCGGCCACCGAGCACGATCTCGGCCACGAGGAATGGACGCGGGTCCATTCCAGTCCCGAATTCACCCGGCTGCGACGGCGGCTGCGGGGCTTCGTCTTTCCCATGACCGCGCTCTTCCTCGGCTGGTACCTGCTCTACGTCCTGCTGGCCGACTACGCGCACGGGTTCATGTCGACCAAGCTGGTCGGCAACTTCAACGTCGGTCTCCTGCTGGGACTGCTGCAGTTCGTGTCCACGTTCCTGATCACCGGTCTCTACGTCCGCTTCGCCAACCGCAAGCTGGACCCGGTCGCCGACCGCATCCGCGAAGACATCGAGGAAGAAGCGCGATGA
- a CDS encoding TetR/AcrR family transcriptional regulator codes for MSHKAFLRARSPEHKQQRREAILAAARELALRDGVRTVSLGGVAAAVGLVKSNLARYFATREEIFLELAAEEFRGWEAAAVARVAVAPGPESVLDALVETLDERPLFCDLLSHSATTLERNATMEAARAFKLQTAGSFAKISAAVAQARPDLTGDEAGELVAAAAGFAGLLYPAAHPPPVLARLYAEDAAVAALCFEFVPVAKRMLRALAAGLPSLRGEQGDSANGG; via the coding sequence ATGTCCCACAAAGCGTTCCTGCGGGCGCGCAGCCCCGAGCACAAGCAGCAGCGGCGCGAGGCGATCCTCGCCGCCGCGCGTGAGCTGGCGCTCCGGGACGGGGTGCGCACGGTGAGCCTGGGCGGTGTCGCGGCCGCGGTCGGGCTCGTCAAGTCCAACCTCGCCCGCTACTTCGCCACCCGCGAGGAGATCTTCCTCGAACTGGCCGCCGAGGAGTTCCGCGGCTGGGAGGCCGCGGCCGTGGCCCGCGTCGCCGTCGCGCCCGGTCCGGAGTCCGTGCTCGACGCACTGGTCGAGACCCTCGACGAGCGCCCGCTGTTCTGCGACCTGCTCAGCCACAGCGCGACCACGCTGGAGCGCAACGCCACCATGGAGGCGGCCCGCGCGTTCAAGCTGCAGACCGCCGGCAGCTTCGCGAAGATCTCGGCGGCCGTGGCGCAGGCGCGTCCGGACCTGACCGGGGACGAAGCGGGCGAACTGGTCGCCGCGGCCGCGGGTTTCGCCGGACTGCTCTATCCCGCGGCACACCCGCCACCCGTGCTGGCCCGGCTCTACGCCGAGGACGCGGCGGTCGCGGCGCTGTGCTTCGAGTTCGTCCCCGTCGCGAAACGGATGCTGCGCGCGCTCGCCGCGGGCCTGCCGAGCCTGCGCGGCGAACAGGGGGATTCGGCGAACGGAGGGTGA
- a CDS encoding FAD binding domain-containing protein, producing the protein MRSFTYVSARDVRGALEAVAGDGDAKFLGGGTNLVDLMREGIETPGTVVDVSRLPLTGVEELPGGGIRIGALVRNSRLAAHPVIRARYPVLAHAILHGASAQLRNMATVGGNLMQRTRCLYFYDDASPCNKRVPGSGCGAMDGFARSTAVLGVSEHCIATHPSDMAVALAMLDAVVEVESTRGIRRIPIAEFPLLPGDTPHRETALEPDELITAVELPPVEVARNSRYRKVRDRASYAFALVSVAAALRVEDGVIVEARLALGGVGTKPWRATEAERLLPGRPATDETFARAAEAELSAAVTRPSNAFKVGLANRTIVATLRRLATEGGAA; encoded by the coding sequence ATGAGGTCGTTCACCTACGTCAGCGCCCGGGACGTCCGCGGCGCGCTGGAGGCCGTCGCGGGTGACGGCGACGCGAAGTTCCTGGGCGGCGGCACGAACCTGGTCGACCTGATGCGCGAGGGCATCGAAACCCCGGGCACGGTCGTCGACGTCAGCAGGCTGCCGCTGACCGGGGTCGAGGAGCTGCCCGGCGGCGGCATCCGGATCGGCGCGCTGGTGCGCAACAGCCGCCTGGCCGCGCATCCGGTGATCCGGGCCCGCTACCCGGTGCTCGCGCACGCGATCCTGCACGGCGCGTCGGCCCAGCTGCGCAACATGGCCACCGTCGGCGGGAACCTGATGCAGCGCACCCGCTGCCTGTACTTCTACGACGACGCGTCGCCGTGCAACAAGCGCGTGCCCGGCAGCGGGTGCGGCGCGATGGACGGATTCGCCCGCTCCACCGCGGTGCTGGGCGTCAGCGAGCACTGCATCGCCACGCACCCCTCGGACATGGCCGTCGCGCTCGCGATGCTGGACGCCGTCGTCGAGGTCGAGAGCACCCGCGGCATCCGGCGCATCCCGATCGCGGAGTTCCCTCTGCTGCCCGGCGACACCCCGCACCGCGAAACCGCGCTGGAGCCCGACGAGCTGATCACGGCCGTCGAACTGCCGCCCGTGGAGGTCGCCCGGAACTCGCGCTACCGCAAGGTCCGCGACCGCGCGTCCTACGCCTTCGCGCTCGTTTCGGTCGCCGCGGCCCTGCGGGTCGAGGACGGTGTGATCGTCGAAGCGCGCCTGGCCCTGGGCGGTGTGGGCACGAAGCCGTGGCGCGCGACCGAGGCCGAGCGGCTGCTACCCGGTCGGCCAGCGACCGACGAGACGTTCGCGCGTGCCGCCGAGGCCGAACTGTCGGCGGCGGTCACCCGCCCGTCGAACGCGTTCAAGGTCGGCCTGGCGAACCGCACGATCGTCGCCACACTGCGGCGACTCGCGACCGAGGGAGGCGCGGCATGA
- a CDS encoding ArsR/SmtB family transcription factor has protein sequence MRLELKPRDLTRVGLAGDADPCLELACSVRVLGGDDGGFGWWRRGLRLPESFPVLRWLYSGEVAEFLLPACADFASGLASILETPPDRVRSALAGLPRTPGLPAWAADLRSGDDAALSRLVQALREYFAVALAPHWDTVRARVEADRRARVRALAENGVDGLLATLRPMLRWDPPYLVTGVAGPQLPRGRAGVLLVPVCFTAQPWIVPGAGPVRLAYPASAEDPRVRRARPTPPRALSALLGPTRAAAMTFVAAGCSTTDLAARLGVTPSAASKHMSVLRAAGLIASHRNRNTVRHSLTALGLALVEGAST, from the coding sequence GTGCGCCTGGAACTGAAGCCGCGCGATCTCACCCGCGTGGGGCTGGCGGGCGACGCCGATCCGTGCCTGGAACTGGCCTGCAGCGTGCGCGTGCTGGGCGGTGACGACGGCGGGTTCGGCTGGTGGCGGCGCGGCCTGCGCCTGCCCGAATCGTTCCCGGTGCTGCGATGGCTGTACTCGGGGGAGGTGGCGGAGTTCCTGCTGCCCGCGTGCGCCGATTTCGCGTCCGGGCTGGCGTCGATCCTGGAAACCCCGCCGGACCGGGTGCGATCCGCGCTCGCCGGGCTGCCGCGGACGCCGGGGTTGCCTGCCTGGGCCGCCGACCTGCGTTCGGGGGACGACGCCGCGTTGTCGCGGCTGGTGCAGGCGCTGCGCGAGTACTTCGCGGTGGCACTCGCCCCGCACTGGGACACCGTCCGCGCACGCGTCGAGGCTGACCGGCGGGCACGGGTGCGTGCTCTCGCCGAAAACGGCGTCGACGGGCTGCTGGCCACGCTGCGCCCGATGCTGCGGTGGGACCCGCCGTACCTGGTGACCGGGGTGGCCGGCCCGCAGCTTCCGCGTGGGAGGGCGGGGGTGCTGTTGGTGCCGGTGTGTTTCACGGCGCAGCCGTGGATCGTGCCGGGCGCGGGCCCGGTCCGCCTCGCCTACCCGGCTTCGGCGGAGGACCCACGCGTGCGGCGCGCCCGTCCGACGCCGCCTCGGGCGCTGTCCGCGCTGCTGGGCCCGACGCGCGCGGCGGCGATGACGTTCGTGGCCGCCGGATGCAGCACGACCGACCTGGCGGCCCGCCTGGGTGTCACCCCGTCGGCGGCGAGCAAGCATATGTCCGTGCTGCGCGCGGCGGGCCTGATCGCGAGCCACCGCAACCGCAACACGGTGCGGCACTCGCTGACCGCGCTGGGACTCGCGCTGGTCGAGGGCGCCTCGACGTGA
- a CDS encoding solute symporter family protein, giving the protein MNLAAAVAGSNPALNITIFGLFVVITLVVVLRASRNTKTASDYYAAGRAFTGPQNGIAIAGDYLSAASFLGIAGAIAVYGYDGFLYSIGFLVAWLVALLLVAELLRNTGKFTMGDVLAFRMRQRPVRAAAATSTMAVSFFYLLAQMAGAGILVSLLLGVSSGVGQSVVIAVVGVVMIIYVLVGGMKGTTWVQIIKAVLLIAGAALMTVWVLGKHGFDLSALLQGAVDRSGESVLNPGAKYGVSGTSKIDFLSLGLALVLGTAGLPHVLMRFYTVPTAKEARKSVVWAIVLIGLFYLFTLVLGYGANALVGADVIRTAPGTENAAAPLLALELGGPVLLGFIAAVAFATILAVVAGLTITASASFAHDIYANVIKKGKVDTKNGEVRVARITAVVIGAVAIVGGILAKNQNVAFLVALAFAVAASANLPTILYSLFWKRFNTSGALWSIYGGLAITITLIVFSPAVSGNAKAMLPSADFDWFPLQNPGLVSIPASFLLGILGTLLSKEHDERKHAEMEVRSLTGAGAEKATAH; this is encoded by the coding sequence ATGAACCTCGCCGCGGCCGTGGCCGGCAGCAACCCGGCGCTCAACATCACCATCTTCGGCCTGTTCGTGGTGATCACCCTGGTGGTGGTGCTGCGGGCGAGCCGGAACACCAAGACCGCGTCCGACTACTACGCCGCCGGGCGCGCGTTCACCGGACCGCAGAACGGCATCGCGATCGCCGGTGACTACCTGTCGGCGGCGTCGTTCCTCGGCATCGCCGGTGCCATCGCGGTGTACGGCTACGACGGGTTCCTGTACTCGATCGGGTTCCTGGTGGCGTGGCTGGTCGCACTGTTGCTGGTTGCCGAACTGCTGCGCAACACCGGCAAGTTCACGATGGGTGACGTGCTCGCGTTCCGGATGCGGCAGCGCCCGGTGCGTGCCGCGGCCGCGACCTCGACGATGGCCGTCAGCTTCTTCTACCTGCTGGCCCAGATGGCGGGCGCCGGGATCCTGGTTTCGCTGCTGCTGGGCGTGTCCAGCGGCGTGGGCCAGTCGGTGGTGATCGCCGTGGTCGGCGTCGTGATGATCATCTACGTGCTGGTCGGCGGTATGAAGGGCACCACGTGGGTGCAGATCATCAAGGCGGTCCTGCTGATCGCGGGTGCCGCGCTGATGACGGTGTGGGTGCTGGGCAAGCACGGCTTCGACCTGTCCGCGCTGCTGCAGGGCGCGGTCGACCGCTCCGGCGAAAGCGTGCTGAACCCGGGCGCGAAGTACGGTGTCAGCGGAACGTCCAAAATAGACTTCCTGTCGCTGGGGCTGGCGCTGGTGCTGGGCACCGCGGGCCTGCCGCACGTGCTGATGCGTTTCTACACCGTGCCCACGGCCAAGGAAGCGCGCAAGTCGGTCGTCTGGGCGATCGTGCTGATCGGCCTGTTCTACCTGTTCACGCTGGTGCTGGGCTACGGCGCGAACGCACTCGTCGGCGCGGACGTCATCCGCACGGCGCCGGGCACCGAGAACGCCGCGGCACCGCTGCTGGCGCTCGAACTCGGCGGCCCGGTGCTGCTCGGGTTCATCGCGGCGGTCGCGTTCGCCACGATCCTCGCGGTGGTCGCGGGCCTGACGATCACGGCGTCGGCGTCGTTCGCGCACGACATCTACGCCAACGTGATCAAGAAGGGCAAGGTCGACACGAAGAACGGCGAGGTGCGGGTCGCCCGGATCACCGCCGTGGTCATCGGCGCGGTCGCGATCGTCGGGGGCATCCTGGCGAAGAACCAGAACGTGGCGTTCCTCGTGGCGCTGGCGTTCGCGGTGGCGGCCTCGGCGAACCTGCCGACGATCCTGTACTCGCTGTTCTGGAAGCGGTTCAACACCTCGGGCGCGCTGTGGAGCATCTACGGCGGACTGGCGATCACGATCACGCTGATCGTGTTCTCGCCCGCGGTGTCGGGCAACGCGAAGGCGATGCTGCCCAGCGCCGACTTCGACTGGTTCCCGCTGCAGAACCCGGGCCTGGTGTCGATCCCGGCGTCGTTCCTGCTCGGCATCCTCGGCACCCTGCTGTCGAAGGAGCACGACGAGCGCAAGCACGCGGAGATGGAGGTCCGCTCGCTGACCGGCGCCGGTGCGGAGAAGGCCACCGCACACTAG